A window of Streptomyces puniciscabiei contains these coding sequences:
- a CDS encoding DUF2267 domain-containing protein, producing the protein MQLEEFLAQVRDRGEYRSREETEHVCEAVLWALATRIAPEQADELAARLPAPLDEALHLDRGRPETFDCDEFLRRVSVQTGARPRTAEWDADAVLSTVADAVPAPQLDQLLSGLPDRYAEFFGRANPS; encoded by the coding sequence GTGCAACTGGAAGAATTCCTGGCCCAGGTCCGCGACCGGGGCGAGTACCGCAGCCGCGAGGAGACCGAGCACGTGTGCGAGGCGGTCCTGTGGGCGCTCGCGACCCGGATCGCCCCGGAACAGGCCGACGAACTGGCGGCTCGGTTGCCCGCCCCGCTGGACGAGGCCCTGCATCTGGACCGGGGGCGTCCGGAGACGTTCGACTGCGACGAGTTCCTGCGGCGGGTGTCCGTGCAGACCGGCGCCCGGCCCCGTACGGCCGAGTGGGACGCGGACGCCGTACTGTCCACGGTGGCCGACGCGGTGCCCGCCCCACAGCTCGACCAGCTCCTGTCCGGGCTGCCGGACCGCTACGCGGAGTTCTTCGGCAGGGCGAATCCCAGCTGA
- a CDS encoding SDR family NAD(P)-dependent oxidoreductase yields the protein MDNTPNKDTPPHGLLAGKVAFITGAGRGIGAAAARLFAREGARVLLAARTEAQLKAVTEEVRAAGGTAEYVVCDLADTASVRAAVDRSVGLYGRLDIAFNNGATIQPPGPMDQLPEAEFDRVYTVNLKSVWLAMVAEVAAIRATAGTGAIVNNSSIGSLRGNPELPVYAAMKRAVNSLTESAAVTYGPEGIRVNAIAPGNTLTEMIRAWEAEAPGLQDRLTALTPLRRAAAPEEIAEAAAWLLSDRSSFVTGTVLKVDGGARA from the coding sequence ATGGACAACACACCCAACAAGGACACGCCGCCGCACGGGCTGCTGGCCGGCAAGGTCGCCTTCATCACCGGTGCCGGGCGCGGCATCGGCGCCGCCGCGGCGCGGCTCTTCGCCCGGGAAGGGGCCCGGGTCCTGCTCGCGGCCCGCACCGAGGCCCAGCTGAAGGCGGTCACCGAGGAGGTGCGGGCGGCGGGCGGCACCGCGGAGTACGTCGTGTGCGACCTGGCCGACACCGCGAGCGTGCGGGCCGCCGTGGACCGCTCCGTCGGCCTCTACGGCCGGCTCGACATCGCCTTCAACAACGGAGCGACGATCCAGCCGCCGGGCCCCATGGACCAGCTGCCCGAGGCCGAGTTCGACCGTGTGTACACGGTGAACCTCAAGAGCGTCTGGCTCGCCATGGTGGCCGAGGTCGCCGCCATCCGGGCCACCGCCGGGACGGGCGCCATCGTCAACAACTCGTCCATCGGCAGCCTGCGCGGCAATCCCGAACTGCCCGTCTACGCTGCCATGAAGCGGGCGGTGAACAGCCTCACCGAGTCGGCCGCCGTGACCTACGGTCCCGAAGGGATCCGCGTCAACGCGATCGCGCCCGGCAACACCCTGACGGAGATGATCCGCGCCTGGGAGGCGGAGGCCCCCGGTCTTCAGGACCGGCTCACGGCGCTCACCCCGCTGCGCCGAGCGGCCGCGCCCGAGGAGATCGCCGAGGCCGCCGCATGGCTGCTCAGCGACCGTTCCTCGTTCGTGACGGGCACGGTGCTGAAGGTCGACGGGGGCGCCCGCGCCTGA
- a CDS encoding MMPL family transporter, which translates to MFRRIGTTVVRHPVWTIVAWLIAAVAIVATAPSLPSNSDESSFLPKSYESIKAADLQQRAFPSAFTPSAIALYQRTDGGKLTAGDKQDIARITTELGKKHIDQVQKVVPGPPSKDGRYGLTLVQMDSKNAGQPKQADAAKVLRDDVKQLAKGTHLDVKLGGSAAQTLDQQDASKRGQQLIFLGTFVIILVTLLIIFRAPILAVLPVVLIILVSVIANGLISYATKLFDLQANSSISGMLIVVLFGVGTDYFLFLMFRYRERLRAGDEPKQAMINAVARVGEAIASAAGAVIVAFLALVLSTLGFLKQMGPALAIAVGATLVAGLTLIPAVVSLIGPKVFWPSKSWQKEPENAMFAALGRGVRRRPALTAVVSGLVLVALSLGVFSYHASFDLASGSMPKTKESMVVQDQMQKAYSAGAAAPTDVYLSSTDGKPLDKAAFGAYVSKLGAVDGVANAGLAQVNKDGSTADITVTLKYEASTDKAIDTVGRVRDVAHANAPEGTKALVGGMSSIYKDINTAVNHDYKTVFPVAAILIMVILGLLLRSVVAPWYLMASVGLGFGATLGATVWIFQKGEGNSGLMFLLPVIMYLFVVAIGTDYNILMIARLREEAREGREPREAAGMALRHAGPTVAAAGFILAATFATMMLAGNSLFTEMGFAVSFGIAVAAFVMALFFTPSLTALIGHAAWWPGHGDRAEAAPAGAGTGVGGSVPAPGTDRDSVAHDPAGRRN; encoded by the coding sequence ATGTTCCGACGTATTGGCACCACGGTCGTCCGACATCCCGTGTGGACGATCGTGGCATGGCTGATCGCCGCGGTGGCGATCGTCGCCACCGCCCCGAGTCTGCCCTCGAACAGTGACGAGAGCAGCTTCCTACCCAAGAGTTACGAGTCCATCAAGGCGGCGGACCTCCAGCAGAGGGCGTTCCCCAGCGCCTTCACCCCGTCCGCGATCGCGCTGTACCAGCGCACGGACGGCGGCAAGCTGACCGCCGGCGACAAGCAGGACATCGCCCGGATCACCACCGAACTGGGCAAGAAGCACATCGACCAGGTGCAGAAGGTCGTCCCCGGCCCGCCGTCCAAGGACGGCAGGTACGGCCTCACCCTGGTCCAGATGGACAGCAAGAACGCCGGTCAGCCCAAACAGGCCGACGCGGCCAAGGTGTTGCGCGACGACGTCAAGCAGCTGGCCAAGGGCACGCATCTCGACGTCAAGCTCGGCGGTTCCGCCGCGCAGACCCTCGACCAGCAGGACGCGTCCAAGCGTGGTCAGCAGCTGATCTTCCTCGGCACCTTCGTGATCATCCTGGTGACCCTGCTGATCATCTTCCGGGCACCGATCCTGGCCGTGCTCCCTGTGGTGCTGATCATTCTGGTGTCCGTCATCGCCAACGGCCTGATCTCCTACGCCACCAAGCTGTTCGACCTGCAGGCCAACAGTTCGATCTCGGGCATGCTGATCGTCGTGCTCTTCGGCGTGGGCACGGACTACTTCCTCTTCCTGATGTTCCGTTACCGCGAGCGCCTGCGAGCCGGTGACGAACCCAAGCAGGCCATGATCAACGCGGTCGCCCGGGTCGGCGAGGCCATCGCCTCGGCCGCCGGTGCGGTCATCGTCGCCTTCCTCGCGCTGGTGCTCTCCACGCTGGGCTTCCTCAAGCAGATGGGTCCGGCACTCGCCATCGCGGTCGGCGCGACCCTCGTCGCAGGTCTGACCCTGATCCCGGCCGTGGTCTCGCTCATCGGACCGAAGGTCTTCTGGCCCTCCAAGTCCTGGCAGAAGGAGCCGGAGAACGCGATGTTCGCCGCGCTCGGCCGCGGAGTGCGCCGCCGCCCGGCGCTGACGGCCGTGGTGTCCGGCCTCGTCCTGGTCGCGCTGTCGCTCGGCGTCTTCAGCTACCACGCCTCGTTCGACCTGGCCTCGGGCTCGATGCCCAAGACCAAGGAGTCCATGGTCGTCCAGGACCAGATGCAGAAGGCGTACTCGGCGGGCGCCGCGGCACCCACCGACGTCTACCTGTCCAGCACCGACGGCAAGCCCCTGGACAAGGCCGCCTTCGGCGCGTACGTGAGCAAACTCGGAGCCGTGGACGGGGTCGCCAACGCCGGCTTGGCGCAGGTGAACAAGGACGGCAGCACCGCCGACATCACCGTCACCCTGAAGTACGAGGCGTCGACGGACAAGGCGATCGACACCGTGGGCCGGGTGCGGGACGTCGCGCACGCCAACGCCCCGGAGGGCACCAAGGCGCTCGTCGGCGGCATGTCCTCGATCTACAAGGACATCAACACCGCGGTGAACCACGACTACAAGACGGTTTTCCCGGTGGCCGCAATCCTCATCATGGTGATCCTGGGCCTGCTGCTGCGCAGTGTCGTCGCCCCCTGGTACCTGATGGCCTCCGTGGGCCTCGGTTTCGGCGCCACCCTCGGCGCCACCGTCTGGATCTTCCAGAAGGGAGAGGGAAACTCCGGCCTGATGTTCCTGCTGCCGGTGATCATGTATCTGTTCGTGGTCGCCATCGGCACCGACTACAACATCCTCATGATCGCCCGGCTCCGCGAGGAGGCCCGAGAGGGCCGCGAGCCGCGCGAGGCGGCCGGCATGGCGCTGCGGCACGCCGGTCCGACGGTCGCCGCGGCCGGTTTCATCCTGGCGGCGACCTTCGCCACCATGATGCTGGCGGGCAACTCGCTGTTCACCGAGATGGGTTTCGCGGTGTCCTTCGGCATCGCCGTCGCCGCCTTCGTCATGGCGTTGTTCTTCACCCCGAGCCTCACCGCGCTCATCGGCCACGCCGCGTGGTGGCCGGGGCACGGCGACCGGGCCGAGGCGGCGCCGGCCGGCGCGGGCACCGGCGTCGGCGGTTCCGTGCCGGCGCCCGGCACCGACCGCGACTCCGTCGCCCACGACCCCGCGGGGCGCCGTAACTAG
- a CDS encoding SGNH/GDSL hydrolase family protein: MPKPALRRVVAAASALAGALALGLTAVPAHATTPLNYAALGDSYSAASGVLPVDTSNLICLRSTANYPHVIAARTGARLTDVTCGAAQTKDFTGSQYPGVAPQADAVGADTGLVTLTIGGNDNGTFIGAMLACGTAGVLSGGRGSPCKDTYGTSFDDAIDAKTYPALKNALRAVRAKAPNARVAVLGYPWITPAEADPSCFARLPVASGDVPYLHALQAHLNAVVQRAAAETGATYVDFSSASEGHDACQAVGTRWIEPLLFGQNIVPVHPNALGEQRMAERTMSVLGLG, from the coding sequence ATGCCCAAGCCCGCCCTGCGCCGCGTCGTCGCCGCGGCGTCCGCACTCGCCGGCGCGCTGGCCCTCGGCCTCACCGCCGTGCCGGCCCACGCCACCACCCCCCTGAACTACGCCGCCCTCGGCGACAGTTACAGTGCCGCCTCGGGTGTCCTACCCGTCGACACGAGCAACCTGATCTGCCTGCGCTCCACGGCGAACTACCCCCACGTCATCGCCGCCCGCACCGGGGCCCGGCTGACGGACGTCACCTGCGGCGCCGCCCAGACCAAGGACTTCACCGGGTCCCAGTACCCCGGCGTCGCCCCGCAGGCGGACGCGGTCGGCGCGGACACCGGCCTGGTGACGCTCACGATCGGCGGCAACGACAACGGCACCTTCATAGGCGCCATGCTCGCCTGCGGGACCGCCGGCGTCCTCAGCGGCGGCAGGGGCAGCCCCTGCAAGGACACGTACGGCACCTCCTTCGACGACGCGATCGACGCCAAGACCTACCCCGCGCTGAAGAACGCGCTGCGTGCCGTGCGCGCCAAGGCACCGAACGCCCGCGTGGCGGTGCTCGGCTACCCGTGGATCACGCCCGCCGAGGCCGACCCCTCCTGCTTCGCCCGACTGCCGGTCGCCTCCGGTGACGTGCCGTACCTGCACGCGCTGCAGGCCCATCTCAACGCCGTCGTGCAGCGCGCCGCCGCGGAGACCGGGGCCACGTACGTGGACTTCTCCTCAGCGTCCGAGGGGCACGACGCGTGCCAGGCCGTCGGCACCCGGTGGATCGAGCCGCTCCTGTTCGGGCAGAACATCGTTCCGGTGCACCCCAACGCGCTCGGCGAGCAGCGCATGGCCGAGCGCACGATGAGTGTGCTCGGTCTCGGCTGA
- a CDS encoding dienelactone hydrolase family protein, whose product MISDMVLVPTSDATLSGDLVVPTAARAVVLFAHGSGSSRHSPRNRMVAAELRTAGFGTLLMDLLSEREERHDALTGEHRFDIPLLGRRLVAAIDWLDTQPDSRGLPVVLFGASTGAAAALVAAAERPERVLTVVSRGGRPDLAGDALGRVQASVLLIVGGQDQQVQELNEEAARYLRAPCALHIVPGATHLFGEPGALEEVAAVARQWCDDRLTGDAAQQGG is encoded by the coding sequence ATGATCTCCGACATGGTTCTGGTTCCCACCAGCGACGCCACACTCTCCGGTGACCTCGTGGTCCCGACGGCGGCGCGGGCCGTGGTGCTCTTCGCCCACGGCAGCGGCAGTTCCCGGCACAGTCCGCGCAACCGGATGGTGGCCGCCGAACTGCGTACCGCCGGGTTCGGCACACTGCTGATGGACCTGCTCAGCGAGCGTGAGGAGCGCCACGACGCGCTGACCGGCGAGCACCGCTTCGACATTCCGCTCCTCGGGCGACGTCTCGTGGCCGCGATCGACTGGCTGGACACCCAGCCCGACAGCCGCGGTCTCCCCGTCGTCCTGTTCGGCGCCAGCACCGGCGCCGCCGCGGCGCTGGTGGCCGCGGCCGAGCGCCCCGAGCGGGTGCTGACCGTGGTCTCGCGAGGCGGCCGGCCCGACCTGGCGGGCGATGCGCTGGGACGCGTGCAGGCCTCGGTGCTGCTCATCGTCGGCGGCCAGGACCAGCAGGTCCAGGAGCTGAACGAGGAAGCGGCCAGGTATCTGCGGGCCCCGTGCGCCCTGCACATCGTTCCGGGTGCGACCCACTTGTTCGGCGAGCCCGGCGCCCTGGAGGAGGTCGCCGCGGTGGCCAGGCAGTGGTGCGACGACCGGCTGACCGGGGACGCCGCGCAGCAGGGCGGATGA
- a CDS encoding sensor histidine kinase encodes MWDTLLIALYAFAGAAAAGVAGAGVLRLIRRRSLTASLAVVAAVGVVAMLAGTLAVAWAMFLSSHDLTVVTTVVAMAAVVSLATALLLGRWVVARSRELTDAARSFGDAGAFAAPHGPATAELDALGRELAATSARLAESRERERALEKSRRELVAWISHDLRTPLAGLRAMSEALEDGVAADPGRYLKQIRTEVERLNDMVGDLFELSRIHAGTLPLSPAWISLYDLVGDALAGADPLAREHGVRLVGDRVEPVPVEVDGKEMTRVLGNLLVNAIRRTPPDGTVAIAAERTDDGVVLSVTDGCGGIPEEDLPRVFDTGWRGSDARTPPAGAGLGLAIVRGIVEAHQGRATVRNIPGGCRFEVTLPTAEA; translated from the coding sequence ATGTGGGACACCCTCCTCATCGCCCTGTACGCCTTCGCCGGCGCCGCGGCCGCGGGCGTGGCGGGAGCGGGCGTGCTGCGCCTGATCCGGCGCCGCTCGCTCACCGCCTCCCTCGCCGTGGTCGCGGCGGTCGGTGTCGTCGCCATGCTCGCCGGCACCCTCGCCGTCGCCTGGGCGATGTTCCTGTCCTCGCACGACCTGACCGTGGTCACCACCGTCGTCGCCATGGCGGCCGTGGTCTCCCTGGCCACCGCGCTGCTCCTGGGCCGCTGGGTCGTCGCCCGCAGCCGGGAACTCACCGACGCCGCCCGCTCGTTCGGCGACGCCGGCGCCTTCGCCGCCCCGCACGGCCCGGCCACCGCCGAACTGGACGCCCTCGGCCGCGAGCTGGCCGCCACCAGCGCACGGCTCGCCGAATCCCGCGAGCGGGAACGGGCGCTCGAGAAGTCCCGGCGCGAGCTGGTCGCCTGGATCTCGCACGACCTGCGCACCCCGCTCGCCGGACTGCGCGCCATGTCGGAGGCGCTGGAGGACGGCGTGGCAGCCGACCCCGGCCGCTACCTCAAGCAGATCCGCACCGAGGTCGAACGGCTCAACGACATGGTCGGCGACCTCTTCGAACTCTCCCGCATCCACGCGGGCACCCTCCCGCTGAGCCCCGCCTGGATCTCCCTGTACGACCTGGTCGGCGACGCGCTGGCCGGGGCCGACCCGCTCGCCCGGGAACACGGGGTACGGCTGGTGGGCGACCGGGTCGAGCCCGTGCCGGTGGAGGTGGACGGCAAGGAGATGACCCGCGTGCTCGGCAACCTCCTGGTCAACGCCATCCGCCGGACCCCGCCCGACGGCACCGTCGCCATCGCCGCCGAGCGCACCGACGACGGCGTGGTGCTGTCCGTCACCGACGGCTGCGGCGGCATCCCCGAGGAGGACCTGCCGCGCGTCTTCGACACCGGCTGGCGCGGCAGCGACGCCCGGACCCCGCCCGCCGGGGCGGGGCTGGGGCTGGCGATCGTACGGGGCATCGTCGAGGCCCATCAGGGCCGGGCGACCGTCCGCAACATCCCGGGAGGCTGCCGCTTCGAGGTGACCCTGCCGACGGCGGAGGCCTGA
- a CDS encoding acyl-CoA dehydrogenase family protein, with the protein MLSDSTATILAEKPSVAAVVADAPRVAQIAARCSDETEAARCLAPEVVAAVREAGFARHFVPAAFGGTEGRFVDMTSAVTLVGEGCASAAWAASLSAYAARYGAYLPPEGQAVIWGDGPDALVAGALMPAGKAEPVPGGWRLNGEWKYISGVRFADWVFACSAVPGEVGPDGRGEVRFFAVPQRDITVKDTWFTLGMRGTGSDTMVLDDVFVPEHLTLSRFDINAGRATASEARCHTVPVNEVNALPLAVPVVGAARGAVRTAVEQNLRRLDRRGAPLREKPSVQIDLARSAAEVDAAELLVQRAARVADGIEETKQGEAAVRGPRDLALAVELSVSAVERLFRGMGTTGHFESDPVQRFWRDVNTAASHMVFSFETTGTAYGAWALGVDGTEPGR; encoded by the coding sequence ATGCTCAGCGACAGCACAGCGACGATCCTTGCCGAGAAGCCGAGCGTGGCGGCGGTCGTCGCGGATGCTCCGCGCGTGGCGCAGATCGCGGCGCGGTGCAGCGACGAGACGGAGGCCGCCCGGTGCCTTGCGCCCGAGGTGGTCGCGGCGGTGCGGGAAGCCGGGTTCGCCCGGCACTTCGTCCCCGCGGCCTTCGGCGGTACGGAAGGCCGGTTCGTGGACATGACCTCGGCGGTGACCCTGGTCGGCGAGGGCTGCGCCTCGGCTGCCTGGGCCGCCTCGCTGTCCGCCTACGCGGCCCGGTACGGCGCGTACCTGCCCCCGGAGGGACAGGCGGTGATCTGGGGCGACGGGCCGGACGCCCTCGTGGCGGGCGCGCTCATGCCGGCCGGGAAGGCCGAGCCCGTCCCCGGTGGCTGGCGGCTCAACGGCGAATGGAAGTACATCAGCGGGGTGCGCTTCGCCGACTGGGTCTTCGCCTGCTCCGCCGTACCCGGCGAGGTGGGCCCCGACGGGCGGGGCGAGGTGCGGTTCTTCGCGGTGCCGCAGAGGGACATCACCGTCAAGGACACCTGGTTCACGCTGGGCATGCGCGGGACCGGCAGCGACACCATGGTCCTGGACGACGTCTTCGTGCCCGAGCATCTGACCCTGTCCCGGTTCGACATCAACGCGGGTCGGGCGACGGCCTCCGAGGCCCGCTGCCACACGGTCCCCGTGAACGAGGTGAACGCGCTGCCGCTCGCCGTGCCCGTGGTGGGCGCCGCGCGGGGCGCGGTGCGGACCGCGGTCGAGCAGAACCTCCGGCGGCTCGACCGACGGGGTGCCCCGCTGCGCGAGAAGCCGTCGGTGCAGATCGACCTGGCGCGCTCGGCCGCGGAGGTGGACGCCGCGGAACTCCTCGTCCAGCGGGCCGCCCGGGTCGCCGACGGCATCGAGGAGACCAAGCAGGGCGAGGCGGCGGTCCGCGGTCCGCGGGACCTCGCGCTGGCGGTCGAGCTGTCGGTGTCCGCTGTCGAACGGCTCTTCCGCGGGATGGGGACGACGGGTCATTTCGAGTCCGACCCGGTCCAGCGGTTCTGGCGCGACGTCAACACCGCCGCGTCCCACATGGTCTTCTCCTTCGAGACCACCGGGACGGCCTACGGGGCCTGGGCACTCGGTGTGGACGGCACCGAGCCGGGGCGCTGA
- a CDS encoding NAD-dependent epimerase/dehydratase family protein codes for MRVLVTGGAGFIGSHVVEALRARGHEPLVYDVRADPGADVRHPASMARALAGVDAVCHQAAMVGLGDGVADAAEYVSRNDLGTAVLVAAMAEARVRRLVLAGSMVVYGEGRYACPRHGVVRPGPRAVADLDAGRFEPPCPRCGASLTPGLVTEDAPPDPRNVYAATKLAQEHLAAAWARATGGTAISLRYHNVYGPRMPRDTPYAGVASFFRSALQRGEAPRVFEDGRQRRDFVHVRDVAAANVIALEAAPSPGTLTAYNTGSGEPHTVGDLARALSAAHGGPEPVVTGEYRLGDVRHITADSSRLRAELGWKPEVGFAEGMREFTRTH; via the coding sequence ATGCGTGTACTGGTCACCGGCGGAGCCGGGTTCATCGGGTCCCATGTCGTCGAGGCGCTGCGGGCGCGCGGGCACGAGCCGCTCGTGTACGACGTCCGTGCGGACCCCGGCGCGGACGTGCGCCACCCGGCGTCCATGGCCCGGGCGCTGGCCGGGGTGGACGCCGTCTGCCACCAGGCCGCGATGGTCGGGCTCGGCGACGGTGTCGCCGACGCGGCGGAGTACGTCTCGCGCAACGATCTCGGCACGGCCGTGCTGGTCGCCGCCATGGCGGAGGCGAGGGTACGGCGTCTGGTGCTGGCCGGGTCGATGGTGGTGTACGGGGAGGGCCGTTACGCGTGCCCGCGGCACGGGGTCGTACGGCCGGGCCCACGAGCGGTGGCGGACCTGGACGCGGGCCGGTTCGAGCCCCCCTGCCCCCGGTGCGGCGCCTCGCTGACCCCCGGCCTGGTCACCGAGGACGCCCCGCCCGACCCGCGCAACGTCTACGCCGCGACCAAGCTCGCCCAGGAGCACCTGGCGGCCGCCTGGGCCCGCGCCACGGGCGGTACGGCGATCTCGTTGCGCTACCACAATGTGTACGGCCCCCGGATGCCCCGCGACACCCCGTACGCCGGCGTCGCCTCCTTCTTCCGCTCGGCCCTCCAACGCGGCGAGGCCCCGCGGGTGTTCGAGGACGGGCGGCAGCGGCGGGACTTCGTGCACGTGAGGGACGTCGCCGCGGCCAACGTCATCGCGCTGGAGGCCGCCCCGTCCCCGGGAACCCTCACGGCGTACAACACCGGCAGCGGCGAGCCGCACACGGTCGGCGACCTGGCCCGCGCCCTGTCCGCCGCGCACGGCGGCCCGGAGCCGGTCGTCACCGGCGAGTACCGGCTCGGCGACGTCCGCCACATCACGGCGGACTCCTCCCGGCTGCGCGCGGAACTCGGCTGGAAGCCGGAGGTGGGCTTCGCGGAGGGAATGCGGGAGTTCACGCGAACGCACTGA
- a CDS encoding 5-carboxymethyl-2-hydroxymuconate Delta-isomerase — translation MPYLTIDYSSHLAPSLDACALVKDLHPLVVEESGTSGVCKTLLRPVQTYAGEQPGGEAVFVHVEVGLMPGRSQARKARLSESVLALLAKHLPVADGDEDRVFLSVEVRDLAASYRLSPSAR, via the coding sequence ATGCCGTACCTCACCATCGACTACTCCTCTCACCTGGCCCCTTCCCTCGACGCCTGTGCCCTCGTGAAGGACTTGCACCCGCTCGTGGTCGAGGAGTCCGGTACCTCGGGCGTGTGCAAGACGCTGCTCCGGCCCGTGCAGACGTATGCCGGGGAACAGCCGGGCGGGGAGGCCGTCTTCGTCCACGTGGAGGTCGGCCTGATGCCCGGCCGCTCTCAGGCGCGGAAGGCGCGGCTGTCGGAGAGCGTTCTGGCCCTGCTCGCCAAGCATCTGCCGGTGGCCGACGGGGATGAGGACCGGGTGTTCCTGTCGGTGGAGGTGCGCGACCTCGCGGCCTCCTACCGGCTCTCGCCCTCCGCGCGGTGA
- a CDS encoding maleylpyruvate isomerase N-terminal domain-containing protein, whose amino-acid sequence MDLFSRSWTALRTAVAELPDEDFERPSGCTGWLVRDLVCHLVIDAQDVLITLVTPADTEPTVDAVTYWNRVEPPTGEDPLDALIPRLAAAYGEPRWLKFHLDDVGSAAGRAAELADPAVRVSTRDEVLTVGDYLSAYVVEWTLHHLDLIAHLPSAAEPPAETLAAARVSLEKIAGSAFPASFSDKDALLIGTGRRTPSDTEKAALGDYAAELPFALG is encoded by the coding sequence GTGGATCTCTTCTCACGCTCTTGGACGGCATTGCGCACAGCGGTCGCCGAACTCCCCGACGAGGACTTCGAGCGGCCGTCGGGCTGTACCGGCTGGCTGGTACGGGACCTGGTGTGCCACCTGGTCATCGACGCCCAGGACGTCCTGATCACCCTGGTCACACCCGCCGACACCGAACCGACCGTGGACGCGGTCACCTACTGGAACCGTGTCGAGCCCCCGACCGGCGAGGATCCGCTCGACGCGCTGATCCCCCGGCTGGCCGCCGCCTACGGCGAGCCGCGGTGGCTGAAGTTCCACCTGGACGACGTCGGTTCCGCGGCGGGCCGCGCCGCCGAACTCGCCGATCCGGCCGTCCGCGTCAGCACGCGCGACGAGGTGCTGACCGTCGGCGACTACCTGTCCGCGTACGTCGTCGAGTGGACCTTGCACCACCTCGACCTGATCGCCCATCTGCCGTCGGCCGCCGAACCGCCCGCCGAGACCCTCGCGGCGGCGCGGGTGTCCCTGGAGAAGATCGCCGGGAGCGCGTTCCCCGCCTCGTTCTCCGACAAGGACGCGCTGCTGATCGGCACCGGACGCCGTACCCCGAGCGATACGGAGAAGGCGGCGCTGGGTGACTACGCCGCCGAACTCCCGTTCGCCCTGGGCTGA
- a CDS encoding helix-turn-helix transcriptional regulator has translation MDRAELAGFLRSRRERISPADVGLAAGPRRRTPGLRREEVAHLAFISTEYYTRLEQARGPRPSREVLAGLARALRLSDAEREHLHLLAGTPPDPAPGPPREVRQSILDLIHRLPQSAAFVTSATLEVLAWNDLAAALMEDFSALSPRDRNLARRAFLGTRSEGQRLYGVSDADAFARHAARRLRTAAARYPDDPEVAGLIRELRAGSEEFARLWDSHDVDGEPTLRKTFRHPLVGPVTVNCDALDLADRNQQVVIYTAVPGTPSEEALRLLSVIGTQRMDAAR, from the coding sequence GTGGACAGAGCGGAACTTGCGGGATTCCTGCGCAGCAGGCGCGAGCGGATCAGCCCTGCGGACGTGGGCCTGGCGGCCGGGCCGCGCCGTCGTACCCCGGGGCTGCGGCGGGAGGAGGTCGCGCACCTGGCGTTCATCTCGACCGAGTACTACACCCGGCTGGAGCAGGCCCGCGGACCGCGCCCGTCCCGTGAGGTACTGGCGGGGCTGGCCCGCGCCCTGCGGCTGTCGGACGCCGAACGCGAGCACCTGCATCTGCTGGCCGGCACCCCGCCGGACCCCGCGCCCGGCCCCCCGCGCGAGGTGCGGCAGAGCATCCTCGACCTGATCCACCGGCTGCCGCAGTCCGCCGCCTTCGTCACCTCCGCCACGCTGGAGGTGCTCGCCTGGAACGACCTGGCCGCCGCCCTGATGGAGGACTTCTCCGCGCTGTCGCCCCGCGACCGCAACCTGGCGCGCCGCGCCTTCCTCGGGACGCGCTCCGAGGGGCAGCGGCTGTACGGCGTGTCCGACGCCGACGCGTTCGCCCGGCACGCGGCGCGTCGGCTGCGCACGGCAGCGGCACGCTATCCCGACGATCCCGAGGTGGCCGGGCTGATCCGTGAACTGCGCGCCGGGAGCGAGGAGTTCGCCCGGCTGTGGGACTCCCACGACGTGGACGGCGAACCCACACTGCGCAAGACGTTCCGGCATCCGCTGGTCGGGCCGGTCACCGTCAACTGCGACGCCCTCGACCTCGCCGACCGCAATCAGCAGGTCGTCATCTACACGGCCGTCCCCGGCACACCGTCCGAGGAGGCACTGCGCCTGCTGTCGGTCATCGGCACCCAGCGCATGGACGCCGCCCGCTGA